The Mercenaria mercenaria strain notata chromosome 10, MADL_Memer_1, whole genome shotgun sequence genome contains a region encoding:
- the LOC123538438 gene encoding uncharacterized protein LOC123538438 — MADDLMYFLIQWEDRFMSVIDIKHIVKPVKNKFAYKEGEIIRAQFGKKNSYEAVICEIHLTIVEDRKAGHLLMKPRPESVTSMETDSVKKRDFDELQDQVRRLKKRVRELERFQDSAKPSNKASNLPEGPILSSHEDSLFECCKKLLALFSTDYITTHSVTGRRANTSTEPKPKFDPRLYACLSKVLKEKFPGTKDTEITLKVRAVQKECKKANQ; from the exons ATGGCAGAcgatttaatgtatttcttaatcCAGTGGGAGGATCGCTTTATGTCCGTCATCGACATAAAGCACATCGTCAAACCAGTAAAGAACAAGTTTGCCTACAAGGAGGGAGAGATCATTAGGGCGCAGTTTGGCAAGAAAAACAGCTACGAAGCTGTCATCTGTGAAATACATC TTACTATTGTTGAAGACAGGAAGGCTGGACATCTTCTCATGAAGCCAAGACCAGAAAGTGTTACCAGCATGGAAACTGACAGTGTTAAAAAAAG GGATTTTGACGAACTTCAAGATCAGGTTAGGCGCTTAAAGAAGAGGGTTCGGGAACTCGAAAGGTTCCAAGATTCTGCGAAACCCAGCAATAAAGCATCTAATCTGCCTGAAGGACCAATCCTATCCAGCCACGAGGACAGCCTTTTTGAGTGCTGTAAAAAACTTCTGGCTCTGTTTTCCACTGACTACATTACTACCCATAGTGTAACTGGTAGGAGAGCAAACACCAGCACAGAGCCCAAACCCAAATTTGATCCAAGATTGTATGCTTGCTTAAGCAAAGTGTTAAAAGAAAAGTTTCCTGGCACTAAAGACACAGAAATAACATTGAAGGTGCGAGCTGTTCAAAAGGAATGCAAAAAAGCTAATCAGTAA